A window from Gemmatimonadota bacterium encodes these proteins:
- the hemH gene encoding ferrochelatase, with translation MSRLGVVLLAFGEPEGSDPELVIDFLERIFLANRGLEPGSGAERARQLAEARAPGLMEAYQKIGGSPMNAHTHAHGEALEAALKARSHSAHVFVGTQFTTPTISDALQRCRESGVEQLVALPLYPVSGPTTTVAALDTVREQLDKLSWLVETAFVGGWHRNAKYVELRAGGIRTLMTERGLDAQDPGVCLYFSAHGTPISYLEDGSRYQEHVEESCRLIADAAGVNRYELGYQNHSNRAIEWTEPSNEKMMPTIEAEHVVVVPLSFIHEQSETLYEIDLELRAFVEKLGMGFHRVATPHDHPDMGGVLADLVIDALGASAGAPLAHMSAAS, from the coding sequence GTGAGCCGTCTCGGCGTCGTCCTGCTCGCGTTCGGCGAGCCTGAGGGGTCGGACCCCGAGCTGGTGATCGATTTCCTGGAACGCATCTTCCTCGCGAACCGAGGACTGGAACCCGGTTCCGGCGCCGAGCGCGCACGGCAGCTCGCCGAGGCTCGTGCACCCGGACTCATGGAAGCGTACCAGAAGATCGGCGGGTCCCCCATGAACGCGCACACGCACGCCCACGGTGAGGCTCTCGAGGCGGCGCTGAAGGCGCGCAGCCACTCTGCCCACGTCTTCGTCGGAACGCAGTTCACGACGCCCACGATCTCGGACGCGCTGCAACGCTGCCGCGAGAGCGGAGTCGAGCAACTGGTGGCGCTTCCCCTGTACCCGGTCAGCGGCCCGACCACGACGGTCGCCGCACTGGACACGGTGCGTGAGCAGCTCGACAAGCTCTCCTGGCTCGTGGAGACGGCGTTCGTCGGGGGTTGGCACCGCAATGCGAAGTACGTGGAGCTTCGAGCCGGCGGCATCCGAACGCTGATGACCGAGCGCGGTCTCGACGCTCAGGACCCGGGCGTGTGCCTGTACTTCTCGGCTCATGGCACTCCGATCTCCTATCTGGAGGATGGGAGCCGGTATCAGGAGCACGTGGAGGAGTCGTGCCGACTGATCGCGGACGCCGCCGGCGTGAATCGGTACGAGCTCGGATACCAGAACCACTCGAACCGGGCCATCGAATGGACCGAGCCGTCGAATGAGAAGATGATGCCGACGATTGAAGCCGAACACGTCGTGGTCGTCCCGCTGAGCTTCATCCACGAACAGTCGGAGACGCTGTACGAGATCGACCTCGAGTTGCGGGCGTTCGTAGAGAAGCTGGGCATGGGATTTCACCGCGTCGCGACCCCACACGATCATCCGGACATGGGTGGTGTGCTGGCGGATCTCGTCATCGACGCGCTGGGCGCCAGCGCCGGGGCGCCGTTGGCGCATATGAGCGCCGCATCATGA
- a CDS encoding glutamyl-tRNA reductase has product MSERARSRLGAAVDSASDEMEGLQGLTPHRDDSEPALVELCVGTSLRVAPMEFLEAAVTIVQQAMDGSEVHAGDGGICLRPSNMAVVSTCNRVEFYLAVEADAVEEMIDSIGAEIFLKAADSVDVDPEAFVYVHRGSDAVRHLCRVAAGLDSLLIGEHEIAGQVSRGFARTVDTEGWNVALIAMAEAARRASGRARTETGIGRGRLSLSSVAVELAERELESLEGKSVLVVGAGKVGRLACASIEKAGGAVLTVANRSAEHAGTLADDFGGSAAPLGELFTLLPDSDVVLATTGSMEPILTRDLVAQAITGRAPDRPLIIVDLAVPRDVEPAVGELEGVRLFGLDDLRAISDANLEGRHQEVGLAEAIVEQEVAQYDQARAIGRMQPVLAAFWQRAEELRENEITRLFGDFEGIDPETRSRIEHFSGALVRKLLHEPSLRLRSASADGHFHEYSKVVRQLFALDEES; this is encoded by the coding sequence ATGAGCGAGCGGGCACGTTCGCGCCTGGGCGCAGCCGTAGATTCGGCATCCGATGAAATGGAAGGGCTCCAGGGCCTCACGCCGCACCGCGACGACAGTGAGCCGGCGCTCGTCGAACTGTGCGTGGGAACGAGCCTACGGGTCGCGCCCATGGAGTTCCTGGAAGCCGCCGTGACGATCGTGCAGCAGGCGATGGACGGCTCCGAGGTCCACGCGGGCGATGGCGGCATCTGCCTCAGGCCGTCCAACATGGCCGTCGTGAGCACCTGCAATCGGGTGGAGTTCTATCTGGCCGTGGAGGCCGACGCGGTCGAAGAGATGATTGATTCGATCGGTGCGGAAATCTTCCTGAAGGCTGCGGACTCCGTGGACGTGGATCCCGAGGCGTTCGTCTACGTGCATCGCGGCTCCGACGCCGTACGTCATCTGTGCAGAGTCGCCGCCGGACTCGACTCGCTCTTGATCGGGGAGCACGAGATCGCGGGTCAGGTGTCGCGTGGATTCGCGCGGACCGTCGATACGGAAGGGTGGAACGTCGCGTTGATCGCGATGGCCGAGGCGGCTCGACGAGCGAGTGGGCGCGCCAGGACAGAAACCGGAATCGGCCGGGGACGCCTAAGCCTCAGCTCAGTGGCCGTCGAGCTCGCCGAGCGCGAGCTGGAGTCCCTCGAGGGCAAGAGCGTCCTGGTCGTCGGCGCAGGCAAAGTCGGACGACTGGCGTGCGCGTCGATCGAGAAGGCCGGCGGTGCCGTGCTGACGGTTGCGAACCGTAGCGCCGAGCACGCGGGTACGTTGGCCGACGACTTCGGCGGCAGCGCGGCCCCGTTGGGGGAACTCTTCACACTGCTGCCGGACAGCGACGTGGTGCTCGCTACCACGGGCTCGATGGAGCCGATCTTGACCCGTGACCTCGTGGCGCAGGCCATCACAGGACGCGCGCCGGACCGGCCGCTCATCATCGTAGACCTGGCCGTGCCTCGCGACGTCGAGCCGGCGGTGGGCGAGCTCGAAGGCGTGCGACTTTTCGGGCTCGACGACTTGCGGGCCATAAGTGACGCCAACCTCGAGGGCCGGCACCAAGAGGTCGGGCTGGCCGAGGCCATCGTCGAGCAGGAGGTCGCCCAGTACGATCAGGCTCGGGCGATCGGACGCATGCAGCCCGTGCTCGCTGCGTTCTGGCAGCGGGCCGAAGAGCTGCGTGAGAACGAGATCACTCGCCTGTTCGGCGACTTCGAGGGGATCGACCCTGAAACCCGGAGCCGCATCGAGCACTTCAGTGGCGCTCTGGTGCGGAAGCTCCTGCACGAACCGTCGCTGCGGTTGCGATCGGCATCGGCAGACGGTCACTTCCACGAGTATTCCAAGGTTGTGCGACAGCTCTTCGCTCTCGACGAAGAGAGCTAG